The proteins below are encoded in one region of Phaseolus vulgaris cultivar G19833 chromosome 1, P. vulgaris v2.0, whole genome shotgun sequence:
- the LOC137814661 gene encoding E3 ubiquitin-protein ligase RHF2A-like isoform X1 has translation MRSQKVLEMEDNKESKMISAAAFVEGGIQDSCDDACSICLEDFCASDPSTLTNCKHEFHLHCILEWCQRSAQCPMCWQSISLKDPTSQELFEAVEQERKLRAIPSRNATIFHHPAFSDFELQHLRMSINDSELQDRILQHLAVAAAMRRANQHGRRAGQRTRSSAHGHPQSLVLSNQTIAPALSPDSAAEEENDQTRIHNAIPSTPIKSERNEALQRILHVQTQSSSSASGSSITSRQRIYSNDRGSTTRASSVNEDRAEPSELQPHSDSLRSRLNAVSTRYKESFSKGARGWKERLFCRSCSMSELGSETRRREMNAEIASVSGLKESRECSENSKSVVGTSLSSHMEECSIQEVSNQNDVEASGETSSHDDNTSSACFPTSHLN, from the exons ATGCGTTCTCAg AAGGTTTTAGAGATGGAAGACAATAAAGAAAGTAAAATGATATCTGCTGCGGCCTTTGTAGAAGGGGGGATTCAGGACTCCTGTGATGATGCTTGCAGCATATGTCTTGAGGATTTTTGTGCAAGTGATCCTTCAACG CTCACTAATTGCAAGCATGAGTTTCACCTACACTGCATTCTCGAATG GTGTCAGAGAAGCGCCCAGTGTCCTATGTGTTGGCAATCTATTAGCTTGAAGGATCCTACTAG TCAGGAATTGTTTGAGGCAGTAGAGCAAGAGAGGAAGTTGAGGGCTATCCCATCAAGAAATGCTACTATTTTTCATCACCCTGCATTTAGTGATTTTGAATTGCAGCAT TTGCGCATGAGTATAAATGATAGTGAGCTTCAAGACCGAATTCTTCAACATTTAGCTGTTGCTGCAGCGATGAGGAGAGCAAACCAACATGGTCGTAGGGCAGGACAACGAACTCGTTCATCAGCTCATGGTCATCCACAGTCTTTAGTGTTATCTAATCAGACTATAGCACCTGCATTGAGTCCTGATTCAGCTGCTGAAGAGGAAAATGATCAAACGAGAATTCATAATGCAATTCCATCTACCCCAATAAAATCTGAGAGAAATGAAGCATTGCAACGGATCCTGCACGTTCAAACTCAAAGCTCTTCTTCAGCTTCTGGATCTAGCATCACAAGTCGCCAAAGAATTTACTCCAATGATAG AGGCTCTACTACTCGCGCATCATCAGTAAACGAAGATAGAGCAGAGCCATCAGAATTGCAGCCACATTCTGATTCGCTGCGGTCCAGACTCAATGCGGTGTCCACGAG ATACAAAGAATCATTCTCAAAGGGCGCAAGGGGATGGAAAGAAAGGTTGTTCTGTCGTAGTTGTTCCATGTCAGAACTTGGTTCAGAAACAAGGAGGAGAGAGATGAATGCTGAGATTGCTAGTGTATCCGGATTAAAGGAATCCCGTGAATGTAGTGAAAATAGTAAATCTGTGGTGGGTACTTCTTTGTCTAGTCATATGGAGGAATGTTCCATTCAAGAGGTGAGCAACCAGAACGATGTTGAAGCTAGCGGGGAGACCTCTTCACATGATGACAATACATCATCTGCTTGTTTTCCTACCTCACATTTAAATTGA
- the LOC137814661 gene encoding E3 ubiquitin-protein ligase RHF2A-like isoform X2 has translation MEDNKESKMISAAAFVEGGIQDSCDDACSICLEDFCASDPSTLTNCKHEFHLHCILEWCQRSAQCPMCWQSISLKDPTSQELFEAVEQERKLRAIPSRNATIFHHPAFSDFELQHLRMSINDSELQDRILQHLAVAAAMRRANQHGRRAGQRTRSSAHGHPQSLVLSNQTIAPALSPDSAAEEENDQTRIHNAIPSTPIKSERNEALQRILHVQTQSSSSASGSSITSRQRIYSNDRGSTTRASSVNEDRAEPSELQPHSDSLRSRLNAVSTRYKESFSKGARGWKERLFCRSCSMSELGSETRRREMNAEIASVSGLKESRECSENSKSVVGTSLSSHMEECSIQEVSNQNDVEASGETSSHDDNTSSACFPTSHLN, from the exons ATGGAAGACAATAAAGAAAGTAAAATGATATCTGCTGCGGCCTTTGTAGAAGGGGGGATTCAGGACTCCTGTGATGATGCTTGCAGCATATGTCTTGAGGATTTTTGTGCAAGTGATCCTTCAACG CTCACTAATTGCAAGCATGAGTTTCACCTACACTGCATTCTCGAATG GTGTCAGAGAAGCGCCCAGTGTCCTATGTGTTGGCAATCTATTAGCTTGAAGGATCCTACTAG TCAGGAATTGTTTGAGGCAGTAGAGCAAGAGAGGAAGTTGAGGGCTATCCCATCAAGAAATGCTACTATTTTTCATCACCCTGCATTTAGTGATTTTGAATTGCAGCAT TTGCGCATGAGTATAAATGATAGTGAGCTTCAAGACCGAATTCTTCAACATTTAGCTGTTGCTGCAGCGATGAGGAGAGCAAACCAACATGGTCGTAGGGCAGGACAACGAACTCGTTCATCAGCTCATGGTCATCCACAGTCTTTAGTGTTATCTAATCAGACTATAGCACCTGCATTGAGTCCTGATTCAGCTGCTGAAGAGGAAAATGATCAAACGAGAATTCATAATGCAATTCCATCTACCCCAATAAAATCTGAGAGAAATGAAGCATTGCAACGGATCCTGCACGTTCAAACTCAAAGCTCTTCTTCAGCTTCTGGATCTAGCATCACAAGTCGCCAAAGAATTTACTCCAATGATAG AGGCTCTACTACTCGCGCATCATCAGTAAACGAAGATAGAGCAGAGCCATCAGAATTGCAGCCACATTCTGATTCGCTGCGGTCCAGACTCAATGCGGTGTCCACGAG ATACAAAGAATCATTCTCAAAGGGCGCAAGGGGATGGAAAGAAAGGTTGTTCTGTCGTAGTTGTTCCATGTCAGAACTTGGTTCAGAAACAAGGAGGAGAGAGATGAATGCTGAGATTGCTAGTGTATCCGGATTAAAGGAATCCCGTGAATGTAGTGAAAATAGTAAATCTGTGGTGGGTACTTCTTTGTCTAGTCATATGGAGGAATGTTCCATTCAAGAGGTGAGCAACCAGAACGATGTTGAAGCTAGCGGGGAGACCTCTTCACATGATGACAATACATCATCTGCTTGTTTTCCTACCTCACATTTAAATTGA